From one Nonomuraea polychroma genomic stretch:
- a CDS encoding ABC transporter permease subunit — protein MSERIHGNGGDVAADVVSDRPTPDVTAVSTGALRRGRPRGPAVAATALVLLALAAAPFGLSAFAVATLTLGLCYGLFTYGLDLAWGRAGLLSVGHAAFFGCGAYAVALSEEHGVPLAFALAGALVAATVIALIVVRISLTSGIPDAPLILLTLGVSLLLQKAATTLTPLTNGSNGLTVSTSDVVTTYYRTLIAVVLVVGLCTLLIVRSRFGARLTAAARNPERAAQSGIDTVRVRSAAFAASAAVSTIAGALYAPVAGLISPTVFGLGLSTSVLVWLAVGGRESTLGAVFGAVALTTGQQILGPSWQGWYVLGLAILFVLIVQVAPDGLAGLARTWLSGGTPTVKLPPATAKGGGSGTPPQSGPDAALSLQQIAKSFGPVRVLDGVDLTVRPGRCVCLIGPNGAGKSTLLAIVAGQLAADAGTVRIFGQDASAVPVHRRVRMGVGRMFQIPSVVTELSPADNIRLARMEAPVRADLPQDYQDLVTGDTTAAGTLPLADRRRLELAMVLAGSPRLVLLDEPAAGMGRQDARRLTRELKQVAERTGCAMLVVEHDMDIVRELADDVVVLHGGRIIAHGPMDEIVADAAVREAYLGRG, from the coding sequence ATGAGCGAGCGAATCCATGGCAACGGCGGCGACGTCGCCGCCGACGTCGTGAGCGACCGGCCCACGCCCGACGTCACGGCGGTGTCCACCGGGGCTCTCCGCAGGGGGCGGCCACGCGGGCCGGCCGTGGCCGCCACCGCACTGGTGCTCCTCGCCCTGGCGGCGGCGCCTTTCGGGCTCAGCGCCTTCGCCGTCGCCACCCTGACCCTGGGCCTGTGCTACGGCCTGTTCACCTACGGCCTGGACCTGGCCTGGGGACGGGCGGGACTGCTCAGCGTCGGCCATGCGGCGTTCTTCGGCTGCGGCGCCTACGCGGTGGCGCTGAGCGAAGAGCACGGCGTTCCCCTGGCATTCGCGCTGGCCGGGGCCCTGGTCGCGGCGACCGTGATCGCCCTGATCGTGGTCAGGATCAGCCTGACGTCCGGCATCCCCGACGCGCCGCTGATCCTGCTGACGCTCGGCGTCAGCCTGCTCCTGCAGAAGGCGGCGACCACGCTCACGCCGCTCACCAACGGAAGCAACGGCCTGACGGTGTCCACCTCGGACGTGGTCACGACCTACTACCGGACGCTGATCGCCGTGGTCCTGGTGGTGGGGCTGTGCACCCTGCTGATCGTCCGTAGCCGGTTCGGAGCCCGGCTGACAGCGGCGGCCCGCAACCCGGAACGCGCCGCGCAGTCCGGCATCGACACCGTCCGCGTCCGGTCGGCCGCCTTCGCCGCCAGCGCGGCCGTGTCGACGATCGCCGGAGCGCTCTACGCCCCCGTCGCCGGGCTGATTTCCCCGACCGTGTTCGGCCTGGGGCTGTCGACCAGCGTCCTGGTCTGGCTCGCCGTGGGCGGCCGGGAATCCACGCTGGGCGCCGTGTTCGGCGCGGTGGCGCTCACGACCGGCCAGCAGATCCTGGGCCCCAGCTGGCAGGGCTGGTACGTCCTGGGACTCGCCATCCTGTTCGTCCTGATCGTTCAGGTCGCGCCGGACGGCCTGGCGGGCCTGGCCCGCACCTGGCTGTCGGGCGGCACGCCCACCGTGAAACTGCCCCCGGCCACCGCCAAGGGCGGAGGGTCCGGGACGCCGCCGCAATCCGGCCCGGACGCCGCCCTCAGCCTGCAGCAGATCGCCAAATCCTTCGGCCCGGTCCGGGTGCTCGACGGCGTGGACCTCACCGTGCGGCCGGGCCGGTGCGTCTGCCTGATCGGGCCGAACGGCGCGGGCAAGAGCACACTGCTGGCCATCGTCGCCGGCCAGCTCGCGGCCGACGCCGGCACGGTGCGCATCTTCGGCCAGGACGCCTCGGCCGTACCGGTGCACCGCCGGGTGCGCATGGGTGTCGGCCGCATGTTCCAGATTCCCAGTGTCGTCACCGAGCTGTCTCCCGCCGACAACATCCGGCTGGCCCGCATGGAGGCACCGGTAAGGGCCGACCTGCCGCAGGACTACCAGGACCTGGTCACCGGCGACACGACGGCGGCGGGCACCCTGCCGCTGGCCGACCGGCGGCGCCTGGAACTGGCCATGGTCCTCGCCGGAAGCCCGCGGCTGGTCCTGCTGGACGAGCCGGCGGCAGGGATGGGACGCCAGGATGCCCGGCGGCTGACCCGGGAGTTGAAACAGGTCGCCGAACGGACCGGCTGCGCCATGCTCGTCGTCGAGCATGACATGGACATCGTCAGAGAGCTCGCCGACGACGTCGTGGTCCTGCACGGCGGCCGGATCATCGCACATGGGCCGATGGACGAGATCGTGGCCGACGCCGCCGTGCGCGAGGCCTACCTGGGGCGGGGCTGA
- a CDS encoding ABC transporter substrate-binding protein — MVPSHPFSRTVVLTTVAAALLTLTACSGSAVSSAAGDSGAPLKIGVVVPLTGPVGETGKALQRGLELGVQKVNDSGGVGGKKVEYVVVDDAGDPATSTQLARKLIQQDRVSMLFGTITGDTAEAVSKVAEDAKVPFGTAILGDTEGCFPYSWGFGESTRQILLPSVPELIGTYGKRVAIVGSDYNYPHFYAGIAKEIAKSAGGTIVAEEYSPLGQTDWQSVITRLKDAEPDVLLSMVVGADAVAFSRQAKQFGLLTSRLGYDGAPLDTDYYPALADLVNGRTHVVRWTDQLDNAESKEFVADYRAKYTFTPPIPEVAGNAYFGVQFFLAAAGKVGRNDPQAINTEIGKMRFDSPLGKGTHFEPANHLLQADMLETTIEPGGAYKVTRNLGPIADNVAKQGCS, encoded by the coding sequence ATGGTCCCGTCGCATCCTTTCTCCCGCACGGTCGTCCTGACCACCGTTGCGGCGGCACTGCTGACCTTGACGGCGTGCAGCGGATCGGCCGTCTCCAGCGCCGCGGGCGACTCCGGGGCGCCGCTGAAGATAGGGGTGGTGGTCCCGCTCACCGGCCCGGTCGGCGAGACGGGGAAGGCACTGCAGCGCGGTCTCGAGCTGGGCGTGCAGAAGGTCAACGACAGCGGCGGGGTGGGCGGCAAGAAGGTCGAGTACGTCGTCGTCGACGACGCCGGCGACCCGGCCACCTCCACCCAGCTGGCCCGCAAGCTCATCCAGCAGGATCGCGTGTCAATGCTGTTCGGCACCATCACCGGCGACACCGCCGAGGCCGTGAGCAAGGTGGCCGAGGATGCCAAGGTGCCGTTCGGCACCGCCATCCTGGGCGACACCGAGGGCTGCTTCCCCTACTCATGGGGATTCGGCGAATCCACCCGCCAAATCCTGCTCCCCAGCGTCCCTGAGCTGATCGGCACATACGGCAAGCGGGTGGCCATCGTCGGGTCAGACTACAACTACCCGCACTTCTACGCCGGCATCGCCAAGGAGATCGCCAAGTCGGCCGGCGGCACGATCGTCGCCGAGGAGTACAGCCCGCTCGGCCAGACCGACTGGCAGTCGGTCATCACCCGGTTGAAGGACGCCGAGCCCGACGTGCTGCTGTCCATGGTGGTCGGCGCGGACGCTGTGGCCTTCAGCCGGCAGGCCAAGCAGTTCGGGCTGCTGACGTCCAGGCTGGGCTACGACGGCGCGCCCCTGGACACCGACTACTATCCGGCGCTCGCCGATCTCGTGAACGGGCGCACCCACGTCGTGCGCTGGACGGACCAGCTCGACAACGCCGAGAGCAAGGAGTTCGTCGCCGACTACCGTGCGAAGTACACGTTCACGCCGCCCATTCCGGAGGTCGCGGGCAACGCCTACTTCGGCGTCCAGTTCTTCCTCGCCGCCGCCGGCAAAGTCGGCCGCAACGACCCGCAGGCGATCAACACCGAGATCGGCAAGATGCGCTTCGACTCCCCGTTGGGCAAGGGCACGCACTTCGAGCCGGCCAACCACCTGCTGCAGGCGGACATGCTGGAGACCACCATCGAGCCCGGCGGCGCCTACAAGGTGACACGCAACCTCGGCCCGATCGCCGACAACGTGGCCAAGCAGGGTTGCTCATGA
- a CDS encoding branched-chain amino acid ABC transporter permease: MDVLLAILSQFGLYGLLTLGVAIIFAALRVVNLAQGDLAMTGAYVAATATTVAFGWRVLLACVLCVAPLMMIERILLRRPLADGLATMLVTWGVGMALRQVAELVFTSTSRTAAAPVESTVELLGTPYPAYRLISGLVAVAVIGAVLFAAYRTGWGLTLRAVADNPTMAALLGTDPRRMRTAAFVAGGMLAVLAGALYSPLLAVNPSMGFGLLVPMFFALLFSRPGALGAAVTAAFLVAALAVLLRTWLTDTLADALFYIVIIGAAALRSRSHVRRLLSWSRRILSPARSS, translated from the coding sequence GTGGACGTTCTCCTCGCCATCCTCAGCCAATTCGGGCTGTACGGTTTGCTCACCCTCGGTGTCGCGATCATCTTCGCCGCGCTGCGGGTGGTCAACCTCGCCCAGGGCGACCTGGCGATGACCGGCGCGTACGTGGCCGCCACCGCCACCACCGTGGCGTTCGGCTGGCGTGTGCTGCTGGCCTGCGTGCTGTGCGTGGCGCCGCTCATGATGATCGAGCGGATTCTGTTGCGGCGCCCCCTCGCGGACGGACTGGCCACGATGCTGGTCACCTGGGGTGTGGGAATGGCGCTGCGGCAGGTCGCCGAGCTGGTCTTCACCTCTACGTCCCGGACGGCCGCGGCTCCCGTGGAGAGCACGGTCGAGCTGCTAGGCACCCCTTATCCGGCGTACCGGCTGATATCCGGCCTCGTGGCCGTGGCGGTCATCGGAGCCGTCCTGTTCGCCGCCTACCGGACGGGCTGGGGGCTCACGCTGCGCGCCGTCGCGGACAACCCGACGATGGCGGCGCTGCTCGGCACCGATCCGCGCCGCATGCGGACCGCGGCCTTCGTCGCCGGCGGGATGCTGGCCGTGCTCGCGGGGGCTCTGTACAGCCCGCTCCTGGCGGTGAATCCGTCGATGGGCTTCGGCCTGCTCGTGCCCATGTTCTTCGCCCTGCTGTTCAGCCGCCCTGGTGCCCTCGGTGCGGCGGTCACGGCGGCATTCCTGGTGGCCGCCCTGGCGGTCCTGCTGCGCACCTGGCTCACCGACACCCTCGCCGATGCCCTCTTCTACATCGTCATCATCGGGGCCGCGGCGCTCAGGTCGCGTTCCCACGTACGGAGGTTGCTCTCATGGTCCCGTCGCATCCTTTCTCCCGCACGGTCGTCCTGA
- a CDS encoding helix-turn-helix domain-containing protein has translation MPIERRQDGTLVYGYLDTPAHHGVRASDAVLVRDEGRPYQAEMRPYRFGMMGACEFTSDDPVRVRSLPSPSVPDGEYLLSLLRSGRGRLEQDGRLASLSPGEFMLYAGGRPFRLELDGPYRYFLMRIPATVDRLFGTACDVTANREILRLPSARILAAMLTEMADQAPGLGPLAGRELGEHVTAMLGTVLRESSRPDPPGDGAALLARILDHIDQHLGDDLLPGTIAAAHHVSPRYLHKLFEQQGQTVGEHVRRRRLERIRQDLGDPALAQVPVQAIAGRWGLKDPSHFSKLFRSEYGISPREFRREVISQSGARALRAGR, from the coding sequence ATGCCCATCGAGCGGAGACAGGACGGCACCCTTGTCTACGGTTATCTCGACACCCCCGCACACCATGGTGTGCGCGCTTCCGACGCGGTGCTCGTACGGGACGAGGGGCGCCCCTACCAGGCGGAGATGAGGCCGTACCGCTTCGGCATGATGGGGGCGTGCGAGTTCACCAGCGATGATCCGGTCCGGGTGCGCTCCCTTCCGTCGCCGTCCGTGCCGGACGGGGAGTATCTGCTCAGCCTGCTCCGGTCCGGACGCGGCCGGCTCGAACAGGACGGCCGCCTCGCCTCGCTGTCGCCCGGCGAGTTCATGCTCTACGCCGGCGGGCGGCCGTTCCGGCTGGAGCTCGACGGCCCCTACCGCTATTTCCTGATGAGAATCCCGGCCACGGTGGACCGGCTCTTCGGCACCGCCTGCGACGTCACCGCCAACCGCGAGATCCTCCGGCTGCCCAGCGCGCGGATCCTGGCGGCCATGCTGACGGAGATGGCCGATCAGGCGCCGGGGCTGGGCCCGCTGGCCGGACGCGAGCTGGGCGAGCACGTCACCGCCATGCTCGGGACGGTGCTGCGCGAGTCGTCGCGGCCGGATCCGCCCGGTGACGGCGCGGCCCTGCTGGCGCGGATCCTGGACCACATCGACCAGCACCTCGGCGACGACCTGCTCCCCGGCACGATCGCCGCCGCCCACCATGTCTCGCCGCGCTACCTGCACAAGCTGTTCGAGCAGCAGGGCCAGACCGTCGGAGAGCACGTCCGCCGGCGGCGGCTGGAGCGCATCCGGCAGGACCTGGGCGACCCCGCGCTCGCCCAGGTGCCCGTCCAGGCCATCGCCGGACGCTGGGGGCTCAAGGATCCCAGTCATTTCAGCAAGCTGTTCCGGTCGGAGTACGGGATCTCGCCGCGCGAGTTCCGGCGGGAGGTGATCAGCCAGAGCGGCGCTCGCGCGTTGCGTGCCGGGAGGTGA